Proteins encoded by one window of Pseudomonadota bacterium:
- a CDS encoding low specificity L-threonine aldolase: MSNLPSTAHFGSDNVTGIAPEIMAALEAANNGGVASYGEDAMTESLNARFSDLFETTCRVMPAGTGSIANGLALATVTPPWGAIFCHEAAHIAVDEANGPEFLTGGAKLHLMSGDQGRVSAETLRAAASRYSRDDVHHPLPSAVSITQATEAGTLYSVDQIGAIGDVAKAEQLAFHLDGARFANAVAALGCAPADLTWRAGVDLLSFGATKNGCMAVEAIVLFNPSPEHVGRLARLHKRAGQLYSKMRFFSAQLEAYISNDNWLNWAGHANTQAARLAAGLADVPGVSLDNPVEANEVFCRLPQGSYDAIVAAGIGTYPLSDNGDGTGSIRFVCSFNTQAEDVDKLIGAAREGAA; the protein is encoded by the coding sequence ATGAGCAATCTTCCGTCCACCGCCCACTTCGGCAGTGACAACGTCACCGGCATCGCGCCGGAAATCATGGCGGCCCTAGAAGCCGCGAACAACGGCGGCGTCGCGAGTTATGGCGAGGACGCCATGACCGAAAGCTTGAACGCGCGTTTCTCCGATCTCTTTGAGACGACATGCCGGGTCATGCCGGCCGGCACCGGCTCGATCGCCAATGGCTTGGCGCTCGCCACCGTGACACCGCCATGGGGGGCGATCTTTTGTCACGAGGCCGCCCATATCGCGGTCGATGAAGCCAACGGTCCGGAGTTTCTCACCGGCGGCGCGAAGTTGCATCTGATGTCCGGGGATCAAGGCCGGGTCTCGGCGGAGACACTGCGTGCCGCGGCAAGCCGCTATTCGCGCGACGACGTCCATCATCCGCTTCCCTCGGCGGTCTCGATCACCCAGGCGACGGAGGCCGGAACGCTCTACAGCGTCGACCAGATTGGCGCCATCGGCGATGTCGCCAAGGCCGAACAACTCGCGTTTCACCTGGATGGCGCGCGCTTCGCCAATGCCGTCGCCGCGCTGGGTTGCGCGCCGGCCGACCTGACATGGCGCGCCGGCGTCGACCTTCTGTCGTTCGGCGCCACCAAGAACGGCTGTATGGCGGTCGAGGCGATCGTGCTCTTCAATCCGTCACCAGAGCATGTCGGCCGGTTGGCGCGGCTGCACAAACGCGCCGGTCAACTCTATAGCAAGATGCGCTTCTTCTCCGCCCAGCTGGAGGCCTATATCAGCAACGACAACTGGCTCAACTGGGCCGGTCACGCCAACACTCAGGCGGCGCGTCTGGCGGCGGGCCTCGCCGATGTGCCGGGCGTCTCGCTGGATAATCCGGTCGAGGCCAACGAGGTCTTCTGCCGCCTGCCACAAGGGTCATACGACGCCATTGTCGCCGCCGGCATCGGCACCTACCCACTTTCGGACAACGGTGACGGCACGGGCTCCATACGTTTTGTCTGTTCGTTCAATACCCAGGCAGAGGATGTCGACAAGCTGATCGGCGCAGCACGGGAAGGCGCGGCGTGA
- a CDS encoding imelysin family protein, which produces MGRRRRVLKGLAAAGLAPVWRPATLLAGEPIAQTRFADVNSNLVTDYASPRFNTFAEAAHKQAEILVAYDQGDATLEDAKSAFHDAIGAWMKVQHLRFGAAEEQMRDFRIQFWPDKRNRVGKQLGEAMREERQDLLDPEVLADASVALQGFPALERLVFVEEVAPGSYGGALAVAVGNNLASMTDAIAGAWAPAGATGAALLSPGSGARYSDPAAVTAAFVGAMAVQLEFIAQRKLSTPLGESLEKARPRTSETWRSGGSLTHIATNLTSLSDMYGGGDRIGALVVEAGFEQVSENLQVAMAEALANTQALGADLPPLVEEEAGREQLEQIVAKVETAHGLVAGDIAGALDLVLGFNSLDGD; this is translated from the coding sequence ATGGGCCGCCGACGCCGTGTGCTGAAAGGTCTGGCAGCCGCCGGTTTGGCGCCCGTCTGGCGCCCCGCGACCCTGCTCGCCGGCGAACCGATCGCCCAGACCCGGTTTGCCGACGTCAACAGCAACCTGGTCACCGACTATGCATCGCCGCGCTTCAACACGTTCGCCGAGGCGGCCCATAAGCAGGCCGAGATCCTGGTCGCCTACGACCAGGGCGACGCGACGCTAGAGGATGCGAAATCGGCGTTCCACGACGCGATCGGCGCCTGGATGAAAGTGCAACACTTGCGCTTTGGCGCGGCCGAAGAGCAGATGCGCGACTTCCGCATCCAGTTCTGGCCCGACAAACGCAACCGTGTCGGCAAACAGCTTGGCGAGGCCATGCGTGAAGAGCGCCAGGACCTGCTGGATCCCGAAGTCCTGGCCGATGCAAGCGTCGCTCTACAGGGTTTTCCGGCGCTTGAACGGCTGGTGTTCGTCGAGGAAGTCGCACCCGGAAGTTATGGTGGCGCGCTTGCCGTCGCGGTCGGAAACAACCTGGCCAGCATGACGGACGCCATTGCCGGCGCCTGGGCGCCGGCCGGAGCGACCGGCGCGGCGCTGCTGTCGCCCGGGTCCGGCGCGCGTTACAGCGATCCCGCCGCCGTTACCGCCGCCTTCGTCGGCGCCATGGCGGTGCAGCTTGAGTTCATCGCCCAACGCAAGCTCTCAACGCCGCTGGGCGAGAGTTTGGAGAAGGCGCGTCCGCGCACGTCCGAGACATGGCGCAGCGGCGGTAGCCTGACCCACATCGCGACCAATCTGACATCGCTGAGCGACATGTACGGCGGCGGGGACAGGATCGGCGCGCTTGTCGTCGAAGCCGGCTTCGAGCAAGTCTCCGAGAATCTTCAAGTTGCCATGGCCGAAGCCTTGGCGAACACACAGGCACTGGGCGCCGATCTGCCACCGCTGGTCGAAGAGGAGGCGGGCCGCGAACAGCTTGAGCAAATCGTCGCAAAGGTCGAAACGGCCCATGGCCTGGTCGCCGGCGACATTGCCGGCGCGCTCGATCTGGTCTTGGGGTTCAACAGCCTTGACGGCGACTGA
- a CDS encoding MFS transporter translates to MAKITLMFVVFVDLIGQGLVFPIINTLIMEPSTGFLPHSTSMVTRHFDYGLVIGIFFLSWFLGVVYVAKVSDSIGRKNALLICLGGALTGYAITLVALYVNSLWLLILGRAITGFTAGNQPIAQAAMIDGSTDDADRDRNMGFIVTGISFGLVGGPIIGGLLSDPEVLGTWASLKLPFYASFAMVLLAIVMVIVFFRDIRTERVPFVFRPFDIFESLWQVTKHPIVMRIMPVYALFMVSNVTFYIFVDNYLTSAFGYGVVGGSIAMLVIGVALATSSTFLVKPVQARVGKQYIVGSASAIMVICSLAFMLIPIGWLTYVPIFLFYFLFGIAYPTLLGMFSGAVSDDDQGWVMGVTTAVFCLAGGVMSLIGGELMGFDIRYPYYIATAAAALGLVFLVTTWGAPAIRKLTARPTES, encoded by the coding sequence ATGGCCAAGATCACACTGATGTTCGTCGTCTTCGTCGACCTGATCGGGCAAGGGCTCGTCTTTCCGATCATCAACACGTTGATCATGGAGCCGTCGACCGGTTTCCTGCCCCATTCGACGTCCATGGTGACCCGCCATTTCGATTACGGGCTGGTGATCGGCATCTTCTTCCTGTCCTGGTTTCTGGGCGTCGTCTATGTCGCGAAGGTCTCTGATTCGATCGGTCGCAAGAACGCCTTGCTCATCTGTCTTGGCGGCGCGCTGACCGGTTATGCGATTACGCTGGTAGCCCTTTACGTGAACAGCCTTTGGCTCTTGATCCTGGGCCGGGCGATCACCGGTTTTACCGCCGGCAATCAACCGATTGCCCAGGCGGCGATGATCGACGGCAGCACCGATGATGCTGATCGCGACCGCAACATGGGCTTTATCGTTACCGGCATCAGCTTCGGCCTGGTCGGCGGCCCGATCATCGGCGGTCTGCTGTCGGACCCCGAGGTGTTGGGCACGTGGGCGAGCCTGAAGCTGCCGTTCTACGCGTCGTTCGCCATGGTGTTGCTGGCGATCGTGATGGTGATCGTCTTCTTCCGCGACATCCGCACCGAACGCGTTCCCTTCGTCTTCCGCCCCTTCGATATCTTCGAGAGTTTGTGGCAGGTCACCAAACATCCCATCGTCATGCGGATCATGCCGGTCTATGCGCTGTTCATGGTCTCGAACGTCACCTTCTACATCTTTGTCGACAACTACCTGACCAGCGCGTTCGGTTACGGCGTGGTTGGCGGTAGCATTGCGATGCTGGTGATCGGTGTCGCGCTGGCGACAAGCAGTACGTTTCTGGTCAAACCGGTGCAGGCGCGCGTCGGCAAGCAGTACATCGTGGGCAGCGCTTCGGCGATCATGGTGATTTGTTCGTTAGCATTCATGCTGATCCCCATCGGCTGGCTGACCTATGTACCCATCTTTCTCTTCTATTTCCTGTTCGGCATCGCCTATCCGACCCTGCTCGGTATGTTCTCAGGCGCCGTGAGCGATGACGACCAAGGATGGGTCATGGGTGTCACCACCGCCGTCTTCTGCCTCGCCGGCGGCGTGATGTCGCTGATCGGCGGCGAACTGATGGGTTTCGATATCCGCTATCCCTACTACATCGCCACCGCGGCGGCGGCCCTTGGTTTGGTGTTCCTGGTGACGACCTGGGGCGCGCCGGCGATTAGAAAGCTCACGGCGCGGCCCACTGAATCTTAA
- a CDS encoding class I adenylate-forming enzyme family protein, producing the protein MPIAGPVLPGPADLTNLLAPALATKATETALVSPSSSWTWRELERDIDTLAAQLIAMGLRRGDRVASLMPNRGELLLHYLACLRAGLVVTPLNYRYTAPEIDYALDVSGASILLAHAERADDVRASTLASQLPLGPIAFDGSLDGAGQLEDLITGERPPIELPDPDVNAPALLFFTSGSTGKPKGVTHSLFSFGSVVASWSRAMDLTGQDVVFPGGSIAHVGSLVTSFAAFAATSRVIIAHSVDGDEILSLLRDNRPSVFLSLPSALIDLERDHGATRDDFASVRLCMSGGDKFPASVEEEFTERTGLVINETYGLTEATSCLFNLSQPVAKMGSTGTVTPGFILSIRDDSGQEAPADVDGELWVSGAPIMIGYWENTQATEAAFADGWFDTGDVMRVDADGYFWFRGRKKQIIVHDGSNIAPQDIEEVVMAHPAVDLAGVVGVHDEVHGENVWAYVTLVDGADTPRTQDIIRFAREEVGYKAPEVVIVLDTMPVNPSGKVDRLALKKLAAERLDAKHPHA; encoded by the coding sequence ATGCCGATTGCCGGACCAGTTTTGCCAGGACCTGCCGATCTGACCAATCTGCTGGCGCCCGCCCTGGCAACCAAAGCGACCGAAACAGCGCTGGTCTCGCCGTCCAGTTCATGGACGTGGCGAGAGCTGGAGCGCGACATCGACACACTGGCGGCCCAGCTCATCGCAATGGGATTGCGCCGTGGCGATCGGGTCGCCTCACTGATGCCCAATCGCGGCGAGCTTCTGCTGCACTACCTCGCCTGCCTCAGGGCCGGCCTCGTCGTGACACCGCTCAACTACCGATACACGGCGCCTGAGATCGACTACGCCCTGGATGTCAGCGGCGCATCGATCTTGCTCGCCCACGCCGAGCGCGCCGATGATGTTCGGGCGAGCACGCTGGCCAGCCAATTGCCGCTGGGACCCATCGCGTTTGATGGGTCGCTGGACGGTGCGGGACAACTGGAGGATCTGATCACAGGCGAAAGGCCGCCAATCGAGCTTCCCGATCCCGATGTCAACGCGCCGGCCCTCCTGTTCTTCACCTCCGGCAGCACCGGCAAGCCTAAGGGTGTAACCCATAGCCTCTTCTCGTTCGGTTCCGTCGTCGCGAGCTGGTCACGGGCCATGGACTTGACGGGGCAGGACGTAGTTTTTCCTGGCGGCTCGATCGCGCATGTCGGGTCGCTGGTCACGTCTTTTGCCGCGTTTGCCGCCACCTCACGCGTCATCATCGCACACAGCGTCGATGGCGATGAGATCCTGTCGCTGCTGCGCGACAACCGGCCAAGTGTGTTTTTGAGTTTGCCGTCAGCGCTGATCGACCTGGAACGCGACCACGGTGCGACACGGGACGACTTCGCTTCGGTGCGCCTGTGCATGAGCGGCGGTGACAAGTTTCCTGCCAGTGTCGAAGAGGAGTTCACCGAACGCACGGGCCTGGTCATCAACGAGACCTATGGCCTGACGGAAGCGACCTCCTGTCTGTTCAACCTTTCCCAGCCGGTTGCCAAGATGGGCTCGACCGGGACGGTCACCCCAGGCTTCATACTCAGCATTCGCGACGACAGCGGCCAGGAAGCGCCAGCGGATGTCGACGGCGAACTCTGGGTCAGCGGTGCGCCGATCATGATCGGCTACTGGGAGAATACCCAGGCGACCGAAGCTGCCTTTGCCGATGGTTGGTTCGATACGGGCGACGTCATGCGTGTGGATGCGGACGGTTACTTTTGGTTTCGTGGGCGCAAGAAACAGATCATCGTTCACGACGGATCGAACATCGCGCCGCAAGACATAGAGGAAGTGGTCATGGCCCACCCAGCGGTCGACCTTGCCGGTGTCGTCGGCGTTCATGACGAGGTACATGGCGAGAATGTCTGGGCCTATGTGACACTGGTAGATGGCGCCGACACGCCGCGCACCCAAGACATCATTCGCTTCGCAAGAGAAGAAGTCGGCTACAAGGCGCCGGAGGTGGTCATTGTGCTGGATACCATGCCGGTCAACCCGTCCGGTAAGGTTGACCGGCTGGCGCTGAAGAAGCTGGCCGCGGAACGTCTCGACGCGAAACACCCGCACGCGTAA
- a CDS encoding di-heme oxidoredictase family protein: MRVIIVGILVALIGLYAAAVASTPSQEHAAIVAPTTEFSAAERYETNQGGAGTFRGMVNADVFSQPSSNITTEERLLFSVGNGFFKRVWVTAPSSTKSADGLGPLYNARACQRCHLKDGRGHPPSANWPEDNAISMFLRLSIEPQNEEQVALLESGRANVIPEPTYGGQLQDFAIGGLAGEGRMVVTYEEFPVELAGGEIVMLRAPTYEVSDLGYGAMHADVMMSPRVAPQMIGLGLLESIDPYDILAQADPDDSDGDGISGRPNVVWSSELNDVALGRFGWKAGEPFLNQQNSHAFTGDVGLSTPVSPYAWGDCTENQPSCLAAYDGNDEDGHEATAEMMELVLFYTRNLAVPARRNVDDPTVLTGKELFYETGCIACHTPKYVTMTLEESPELSHQLIWPYTDLLLHDMGEGLADARPEGRASGSEWRTPPLWGIGLTETVSGHTFFLHDGRARNLTEAILWHGGEAQEARDAFAAMDPEDRAALLRFLESL; encoded by the coding sequence ATGCGTGTGATCATCGTCGGTATCCTTGTGGCCCTGATTGGTCTTTATGCGGCTGCCGTAGCCAGCACGCCAAGCCAGGAGCACGCCGCCATCGTCGCGCCGACGACGGAGTTTTCGGCCGCCGAGCGTTACGAAACCAACCAGGGCGGCGCCGGCACGTTTCGCGGCATGGTCAATGCCGACGTCTTTTCGCAGCCCTCCAGCAACATCACGACCGAAGAACGACTGCTGTTCTCTGTCGGCAACGGTTTCTTCAAGCGTGTCTGGGTGACCGCGCCGTCGTCCACCAAGTCGGCGGACGGCCTGGGGCCGCTCTACAACGCCCGCGCCTGTCAGCGCTGCCACCTGAAGGACGGGCGCGGCCATCCGCCGTCGGCGAACTGGCCGGAGGACAACGCGATCTCCATGTTCCTGCGCCTCAGCATCGAACCGCAGAACGAAGAACAGGTCGCGCTGTTGGAGAGCGGCCGCGCCAACGTGATACCCGAACCAACCTATGGCGGTCAGCTCCAGGATTTCGCGATCGGCGGCTTGGCGGGCGAAGGCCGCATGGTGGTCACCTATGAAGAGTTCCCGGTCGAGCTCGCCGGCGGCGAAATCGTCATGCTGCGCGCGCCGACCTATGAGGTCAGCGACCTCGGCTATGGCGCGATGCATGCCGATGTCATGATGTCGCCGCGCGTCGCGCCCCAGATGATCGGGTTGGGTCTTTTGGAATCCATCGACCCCTACGACATCCTGGCCCAGGCCGACCCGGACGACAGCGATGGCGATGGCATCTCCGGGCGCCCCAATGTGGTCTGGAGCAGCGAACTGAATGATGTCGCACTGGGACGCTTTGGCTGGAAGGCGGGCGAGCCCTTCTTGAACCAGCAGAACAGCCATGCGTTTACCGGCGATGTCGGCCTGTCGACACCGGTCTCGCCCTATGCGTGGGGCGATTGCACCGAGAACCAGCCGTCATGTCTTGCGGCCTACGATGGCAACGACGAAGATGGTCACGAGGCGACCGCGGAGATGATGGAACTGGTGCTGTTCTACACGCGCAACCTTGCTGTACCCGCGCGCCGCAATGTCGACGACCCCACCGTCCTGACAGGTAAGGAGTTGTTTTATGAAACCGGATGTATCGCCTGTCACACGCCGAAGTACGTCACCATGACGCTAGAGGAAAGCCCGGAACTGTCGCACCAATTGATCTGGCCCTATACGGACCTTCTGCTGCACGACATGGGCGAAGGCTTGGCCGACGCCAGACCGGAAGGCCGCGCCAGCGGCAGCGAATGGCGCACACCGCCGCTGTGGGGTATCGGCCTGACCGAAACCGTCAGCGGCCATACCTTCTTTCTGCACGACGGGCGCGCGCGCAACCTGACCGAGGCCATCCTGTGGCATGGCGGCGAAGCGCAAGAGGCGCGCGACGCATTCGCCGCCATGGACCCGGAAGACCGGGCCGCCCTGCTGCGCTTTCTGGAGTCGCTGTAA
- a CDS encoding DUF1513 domain-containing protein: MTATEPQTAIASAWSDHDGSAHAGVVTSRGDALVDVNLPGRGHGICLAPDNKTAVVFARRPGRFATVIDLVDQKAIAQIDSLPDRHFYGHGAFSADGTRLFASENDFENSAGRIGIYDATDGFRRIGEWSSHGLEPHEIVLMPGGKKLAVANGGIRTHPESGRKKLNLDTMVSSVVLMDSQDGALLASVSPPDALHRLSLRHMAVNDAGRLAIAIQYQGAPGDLVPLLATWDGHGPLAFIDDGEPVVPAMKSYCGSVVIDRGGTVIALTSAPGYLVTFWRIDDLSLIAHRQIPDVCGAAPLGTPGRFLLSSGTGAMMVYDVATDDLITCAAPKRMWDNHLTAV; the protein is encoded by the coding sequence TTGACGGCGACTGAACCGCAAACGGCGATCGCCAGCGCCTGGAGCGATCACGACGGATCGGCCCATGCCGGCGTTGTGACCAGCAGGGGTGACGCGCTCGTCGACGTCAACCTGCCCGGCCGCGGTCACGGCATATGCCTGGCGCCGGATAACAAGACCGCCGTCGTCTTCGCCCGGCGTCCCGGCCGCTTCGCGACGGTTATTGATCTGGTCGATCAGAAGGCGATCGCCCAGATCGACAGCCTTCCCGACCGCCACTTCTATGGCCACGGCGCCTTCTCAGCCGACGGCACGCGGCTGTTCGCGTCGGAAAACGACTTTGAGAACAGCGCCGGTCGCATCGGCATCTATGATGCCACCGACGGTTTCCGCAGGATCGGCGAGTGGTCGAGCCACGGCCTGGAGCCTCATGAAATCGTCCTGATGCCCGGCGGCAAGAAGCTTGCCGTCGCCAATGGCGGGATACGCACGCATCCTGAGAGCGGCCGTAAGAAACTTAACCTCGACACCATGGTGTCGTCCGTCGTTCTGATGGACAGCCAGGACGGCGCGCTGCTGGCATCCGTCTCGCCACCCGACGCACTGCATCGCCTCAGCCTGCGTCACATGGCGGTTAACGATGCCGGCCGCCTGGCGATCGCCATTCAGTATCAGGGCGCGCCAGGCGATCTCGTCCCCTTGCTGGCGACGTGGGATGGCCATGGCCCCCTCGCCTTCATCGACGACGGCGAGCCGGTGGTTCCGGCAATGAAGAGCTATTGCGGCAGCGTCGTCATCGATCGGGGTGGCACGGTGATCGCCCTGACGTCGGCGCCAGGCTATCTCGTCACGTTCTGGCGCATCGACGACCTCAGCCTCATCGCACACCGTCAGATCCCCGATGTCTGTGGCGCCGCGCCGCTCGGTACCCCCGGTCGCTTTCTTTTGTCGTCCGGCACCGGCGCCATGATGGTCTATGACGTGGCGACCGATGATCTGATCACGTGCGCCGCACCAAAACGCATGTGGGACAACCACCTGACGGCTGTCTGA
- a CDS encoding nuclear transport factor 2 family protein, with protein sequence MNTADLIARTRAYVEASNDHDVERIASMLAEDATYSSSGVGEHNGAAAILAMNTTFFDANPDVHWQPENFRSVGEDGIAFDFVITIGGKPSNGIERVYFRPDGRIRRVEVER encoded by the coding sequence GTGAACACCGCTGACCTGATCGCGCGCACCCGGGCCTATGTCGAGGCGTCGAACGATCACGACGTCGAACGGATCGCCAGCATGCTGGCCGAAGACGCGACATATTCTTCGTCCGGCGTTGGCGAGCACAACGGCGCTGCGGCGATCCTGGCGATGAACACGACCTTCTTCGACGCCAATCCCGATGTTCACTGGCAGCCCGAGAACTTTCGTTCCGTCGGTGAAGATGGCATTGCCTTCGACTTCGTCATCACGATTGGCGGCAAGCCGAGCAACGGCATCGAGCGCGTCTACTTTCGTCCCGACGGGCGCATTCGCCGTGTCGAGGTCGAACGCTAG